Genomic segment of Mucilaginibacter sabulilitoris:
CGTCTGAAGAAGAAGCTATGCGCCTGGTTGCTTACAAATGGCGCGGACTGCGGCGCCTGCGCGAAAACCTGGGCGACGGGAATATAGATTATCATCAATATGGTGGTCATGAGCTGTTTATGGAACATGAAACAGAGAATGCCAGAAATTGTATTGACCAGATAGCTCATCTTAATAAATTGTTAAAGCAGGCCATTGGTAAACCTGACATTTATGCAGTGGCTAATGCTAAAATAGCAGATTTTGGCTTCAATAAAGTGAATCATATTATATACAACCCTTATGAAGGTCAGCTAAATACCGGTAGAATGATGCGCACTCTATTAAATAAAGTGTATAATTTAGATGTGCTGGTGTTAAACGGTTGCGACATAACAGAAATAACACGGGAAGATAATCATATCAACCTCATCACATCACAGGGGAATTTTAAAGCTGGTAAAGTGATATTAGCTACCAATGCCTTTGCAAATCAGCTATACCCCGAGCTGAAGGTGATTCCGGGAAGGGGACAGGTGCTGGTTACCAAGCCTGTTCCGGGGTTAAAGCTAAAGGGCACCTATCATTTTAATGAGGGTTATTACTATTTCAGGAATATTGATGGCCGCATACTGTTTGGCGGAGGTCGTAATTTAGATTACAAAACCGAAGAAACCTGGGAGTTTGGGCATACCGATACGGTGAAAGAAAAGCTGATTACCTA
This window contains:
- a CDS encoding NAD(P)/FAD-dependent oxidoreductase — encoded protein: MEPSFSYWERTAFIDHADVVIIGSGLVGLSAALHLKKQQPNLKVTVLERGFLPSGASTKNAGFACFGTVSEQINTINQSSEEEAMRLVAYKWRGLRRLRENLGDGNIDYHQYGGHELFMEHETENARNCIDQIAHLNKLLKQAIGKPDIYAVANAKIADFGFNKVNHIIYNPYEGQLNTGRMMRTLLNKVYNLDVLVLNGCDITEITREDNHINLITSQGNFKAGKVILATNAFANQLYPELKVIPGRGQVLVTKPVPGLKLKGTYHFNEGYYYFRNIDGRILFGGGRNLDYKTEETWEFGHTDTVKEKLITYLKEVILPRQQTEIDYWWSGIMGFGEEITPIIKQVRPDIFCAVRCNGMGVAMGSLVGEEVADLALQT